In Octopus bimaculoides isolate UCB-OBI-ISO-001 chromosome 14, ASM119413v2, whole genome shotgun sequence, the following are encoded in one genomic region:
- the LOC106875032 gene encoding protein Red — MPKEDAEAYSNPLPPADYNTEVGDDAHPLTNEDFQREEEEELEKALTQKKEKEEDPEDQILFKTKMGRNIYRIIFKSKYPERNELFLPSRMAYVVDLEDEFADSDVPTTLIRSKVDCPVPESDTTLTTNDIVINKLTQILSYLRQGRRENKKLKKKEKNKMKDDARPGNNVGGGNGGSGSAGDKMLLPGHDESIYGDLGEYNPSVMSGQFSKSKDKRDRKDRDRSDRDRDRSDRDRGDRDRGDRDRGDRDRDLDHRDHDGSYYSRDKDRSSSGGMDRRDRDRSDRDYDRERSSKKTYFEKPADEDEDKDRMPNSTKDLVKSINECFKSFAEIEEEKEKAASKKEEERLRKLKAKMEIDSYAECYPGMMESADAIDDSDDEVDYTKMDHGNKKGPIGRWDFDSQEEYSEYMANKEAMPKAAFQYGVKMADGRKTRRTGPKDEKAELDRQWQKIQRIIEKRKTTDDNYEYKRMKY, encoded by the exons ATGCCGAAGGAGGATGCGGAAGCGTATTCCAATCCGTTGCCTCCTGCAGATTACAACACAGAGGTAGGTGACGATGCTCATCCGTTGACGAACGAAGATTTTC AACGCGAGGAGGAAGAAGAGCTCGAGAAGGCCTTGAcgcagaagaaagagaaagaagaggaccCAGAGGATCAAATTCTATTCAAAACCAAGATGGGGAGGAATATTTACCGCATCATCTTCAAATCGAAGTACCCCGAGCGCAACGAATTGTTTCTGCCTAGTCGTATGGCCTACGTGGTGGATTTAGAGGATGAATTTGCTGACTCTGATGTTCCAACAACACTTATCCGCAGCAAGGTTGACTGTCCAGTGCCCGAATCTGACACGACATTGACCACCAATGATATTGTCATTAATAAGCTGACACAGATTCTGTCCTACTTGCGACAGGGACGCCGTGAGAACAAAAAgctgaagaagaaagagaaaaacaagatgaAAGACGATGCTCGTCCAGGGAATAATGTAGGTGGTGGAAATGGAGGCTCTGGAAGTGCAGGGGATAAGATGCTGTTACCTGGTCACGACGAAAGTATTTATGGTGATCTTGGTGAGTACAATCCATCTGTGATGTCTGGACAGTTTTCCAAGAGCAAAGACAAACGCGATCGTAAAGACAGAGATCGAAGTGATCGCGATAGGGATCGGAGTGACAGGGACCGAGGAGACAGGGACAGAGGTGACCGAGATCGTGGTGATCGAGACAGAGATTTAGACCATCGGGATCACGATGGAAGCTACTACAGCCGAGATAAAGACCGAAGTAGTTCAGGTGGTATGGACCGCAGGGACAGAGACCGAAGCGACAGGGATTATGATCGCGAGAGGAGCTCGAAGAAGACTTACTTTGAGAAACCTGCTGACGAGGATGAAGACAAAGACAGGATGCCAAACTCCACAAAGGATTTGGTAAAATCTATCAACGAATGTTTCAAGTCATTTGCTGAaatagaagaagagaaggaaaaagcagCTTccaagaaggaagaggaaagacTGCGGAAGTTAAAGGCCAAAATGGAAATCGACAGCTATGCAGAGTGTTACCCGGGTATGATGGAATCTGCCGATGCCATCGATGATTCCGATGACGAAGTGGATTATACGAAAATGGATCACGGCAACAAAAAGGGTCCCATAGGGCGTTGGGATTTCGACTCGCAAGAAGAGTACAGCGAGTATATGGCCAATAAGGAGGCCATGCCGAAAGCTGCTTTCCAATATGGTGTCAAGATGGCCGACGGCAGGAAAACCCGTCGTACCGGTCCCAAAGATGAGAAGGCTGAGCTTGACCGGCAGTGGCAGAAAATCCAGCGCATCATTGAGAAACGTAAAACTACTGATGACAACTACGAGTACAAACGGATGAAGTATTAA